A DNA window from Hevea brasiliensis isolate MT/VB/25A 57/8 chromosome 2, ASM3005281v1, whole genome shotgun sequence contains the following coding sequences:
- the LOC110660915 gene encoding cysteine-tryptophan domain-containing zinc finger protein 7 isoform X5 codes for MISLGRRDARKELGLGFGVGREMEDTELEEGEACSDHNNNDDVYEASMDPDIALSYIDEKLQDVLGHFQKDFEGGVSAENLGAKFGGYGSFLPAYQRSPVWSYPRTPPKVQHYNSPRSPNNSQLEGVHRGSVSSSTVPQSVRLEPASSSATSLTASKASSSIIVSVIQEAGLSATNIAKEHALRHESVNRKSVNLPDRKMFKVRIKVGSDNLSTQKNAAIYSGLGLDVSPSSSLDDSPSGSEGMSHGPQDSPFKSPAHILRIMTSFPVHGGLLLSPLPGDLIHLIEKEKLHKGSGSLHSHTVDIESSGIIVNGSDSLKGDGKILGEKKIRSERNEISSESKNENNKDSWSGIVVLPKVMDLDTLAFEELVSNTLKLPLVSSSSSVSDSAKGLVRASNTSREAYKGVMRDKGFSDLTKEEPLGLLYTHEDALVENPKATSAGKIWDDKKASSLDSGGVYPRKDGNRIGEKPYDSVKSDSNISKGLKAVSSELTDTPKQKADQKVTSHEKEGTKFPSGKERSFSEGKKKLKDSLTGGSSLVVKNKKSSYADDCPKGELEDSKSQKNTTKPGDRYRDFFGDIELDQEEKQMSPLEMSYEDRLKASDIGEKGTHFSNNALKERSSDKKIDKLSTFEVHPKTALRVAPCSGNGTISDFGPAATEDNWVCCDKCQKWRLLPLGKNPNDLPEKWLCSMLNWLNGMNRCSFSEEETTNAVLALNQIPAPVSQNNLLINPGGVTSKFASVDSQFDQNHLDIGLHAIPSGGKKKAFRDGSTPLPNSIKKSVQSSLTNGSLNGVNQPMVSETDFLKLSKSSDLAAEKYKHKQKEKHRVDNCSNGGDPRQSKMKGKRDPEQDLFRASKKIRTESLQEDWVSDPVNIEKVGPSSSNGLPKNTGRSSSKDQVQVPARKPKEDVPISMDDVPMDMGNQIDIEVGKKRKVKGSHDAQANPCELSNMGHSLQKSRILAKEEFSENEYRKEKKARISRSDEKEASASKGSSKSNKKGSCRKNKQLRQDVGSTVSQRSLDGMDSLKRDSRSLHPSVAATSSSSKVSGSHKAKVNVHDTKGSPVESVSSSPLRVPKPGKLMTVRRNLTEKDDSTDTGFFALGGQRRCSDGEDDGGSDRCVTAKKDKILDVAHHGSLESSVLDFQEKDLSHVSGGKAKQQIMPSPNVINHHSANGGADYLGQDSRCPVETTSSDRCCKDNRQHEYHYHVNGSNPRKSGKGSSSRSKDKNRCLNSELDNGKVMVSDSINVRAPSYEEKPTDGKVKIEEKVGVRSDESEKRYVDKKDPTGVLSSESSKKESRSKFQVHNGPDSKAHAISSDDMACTPKQILPLDCEAVSGRGKSPSLPPFRVAPNDTTSHCPLPVSGTQKGNGAKISVFNASDSDNALKTQKQIRNVDQTNGTCNHSSRDPLSNEHRGRDLDAPSPVKRDSSSQAATNALKEAKNLKHLADRLKSSGSNLESTKLYFEAALKFLHGASLLETCSSESAKTGEMIQSIKVYSSTAKLCEFCAHEYEKSKDMAAAALAYKCMEVAYMRVIYSSHADANNDQHELQKALHMFPPATVDKGFSAKDAPQVTGSHVIAARNRPTFLRLLNFW; via the exons atgatttctttggggAGGAGAGATGCGAGAAaggagctagggttagggtttggcgtTGGGAGAGAGATGGAGGACACTGAGCTTGAAGAAGGGGAGGCTTGCTCGGACCATAACAACAACGATGATGTTTATGAAGCAAGCATGGACCCAGATATTGCTCTCTCTTACATA GATGAGAAACTTCAGGATGTCTTGGGACACTTTCAGAAAGATTTTGAAGGTGGAGTTTCAGCAGAGAATTTGG GGGCCAAGTTTGGTGGTTATGGTTCATTTTTACCTGCCTATCAGCGTTCTCCTGTTTGGTCTTATCCAAGGACTCCACCAAAAGTTCAGCACTACAACTCTCCTAGAtctccaaacaattcacaactgGAG GGTGTCCATCGTGGCTCAGTTTCTTCATCAACTGTGCCCCAGTCAGTAAGACTTGAACCTGCTTCTTCCAGTGCGACTTCACTGACTGCATCAAAAGCATCATCCTCCATTATTGTTTCAGTCATACAAGAAGCAGGCTTGTCGGCCACTAATATAGCTAAGGAACATGCTCTGAGACATGAATCAGTAAACCGGAAATCTGTTAATTTACCAGACCGAAAAATGTTCAAGGTTCGAATCAAGGTGGGTTCTGATAATTTGTCGACACAAAAAAATGCTGCAATCTACAGTGGTCTTGGCCTTGATGtgtcgccatcttcatcactggaCGACAGTCCCTCTGGAAGTGAAGGGATGTCTCATGGACCTCAAGATTCTCCATTTAAGTCTCCAGCTCATATTCTTCGG ATAATGACTTCATTTCCGGTTCATGGGGGTTTATTGCTATCTCCTCTACCTGGTGATTTAATTCACCTCATAGAAAAGGAAAAGCTTCATAAAGGCAGTGGATCGTTGCATTCCCATACGGTTGATATAGAAAGTTCTGGCATTATAGTTAATGGGTCTGATTCTTTGAAAGGTGATGGAAAAATATtgggagaaaagaaaataaggtcAGAGAGAAATGAAATATCATCAGAatcaaaaaatgaaaataataaggATTCTTGGAGTGGTATTGTTGTTTTGCCGAAGGTGATGGACCTTGACACTTTGGCCTTTGAGGAACTTGTTTCTAACACGCTAAAACTTCCTCTTGTCTCCAGTTCAAGTTCTGTTTCTGATTCAGCAAAAGGCTTGGTTAGGGCATCTAATACATCTAGGGAAGCATATAAGGGTGTAATGAGGGACAAAGGCTTTTCTGATCTAACAAAGGAGGAGCCATTAGGGCTGTTGTATACACATGAGGATGCCTTGGTTGAGAATCCCAAAGCTACATCAGCTGGAAAGATCTGGGATGACAAGAAAGCTAGTTCTCTTGACAGTGGTGGTGTCTACCCTAGGAAAGATGGCAATCGGATAGGAGAAAAACCTTATGACTCTGTCAAAAGTGACTCAAATATTTCAAAGGGTCTGAAAGCTGTAAGCTCTGAACTGACAGACACTCCCAAGCAGAAGGCTGATCAGAAAGTCACATCCCATGAAAAGGAAGGTACCAAGTTTCCTTCAGGCAAGGAGCGTTCATTTTCTGAGGGGAAAAAGAAACTAAAAGATAGCTTGACAGGTGGCTCTTCTTTGGTAGTAAAAAATAAGAAGAGCAGTTATGCAGATGACTGTCCTAAAGGGGAGTTAGAAGACtcaaaatctcaaaagaataCTACAAAACCTGGGGATAGGTATAGAGATTTTTTTGGGGATATTGAACTAGATCAAGAAGAGAAACAAATGAGTCCGTTGGAAATGAGTTATGAAGATAGACTGAAGGCCTCTGACATCGGTGAAAAAGGCACGCATTTCTCTAATAATGCATTAAAGGAGAGATCAAGTGATAAGAAAATTGATAAGCTGTCAACATTTGAAGTTCATCCTAAAACAGCTTTGAGAGTTGCTCCCTGCTCTGGAAATGGGACTATATCTGATTTTGGTCCTGCTGCAACAGAAGACAATTGGGTCTGTTGTGACAAGTGTCAGAAATGGCGGCTTCTTCCACTTGGTAAAAATCCTAATGACCTACCAGAGAAGTGGCTGTGTAGCATGCTTAATTGGCT GAATGGTATGAACCGGTGTAGTTTTAGTGAGGAAGAAACAACAAATGCTGTTTTGGCATTGAACCAAATCCCTGCTCCAGTGAGTCAAAATAATCTGCTGATCAATCCAGGTGGGGTTACATCCAAATTTGCCTCAGTTGATAGTCAGTTTGATCAGAACCACCTAGACATTGGTTTGCATGCCATTCCCAGTGGTGGAAAGAAGAAAGCTTTTAGGGATGGTTCTACTCCATTGCCAAACTCTATAAAGAAGAGTGTACAGTCATCACTGACAAATGGAAGCTTAAATGGTGTGAACCAACCTATGGTAAGTGAAACTGATTTTCTGAAACTAAGCAAGTCTAGTGACTTGGCTGCGGAGAAGTACAAACATAAGCAGAAAGAGAAGCATAGAGTAGACAACTGTTCCAATGGAG GTGATCCTAGGCAATCAAAGATGAAAGGCAAAAGGGACCCTGAGCAAGATTTATTCAGGGCCTCCAAGAAAATCAGGACTGAAAGTTTGCAAGAAGATTGGGTGTCTGATCCTGTAAACATTGAAAAGGTAGGTCCTAGTTCAAGTAATGGTCTGCCTAAAAACACTGGTCGCTCTTCTTCTAAGGATCAGGTACAAGTTCCTGCTAGAAAACCAAAGGAGGATGTTCCAATTTCCATGGATGATGTACCTATGGATATGGGAAATCAGATTGATATAGAAGTTGGAAAAAAGAGGAAGGTAAAGGGAAGTCATGATGCTCAAGCCAATCCATGTGAGCTCTCAAATATGGGGCATAGTCTCCAGAAAAGCAGGATCCTGGCCAAGGAGGAGTTCAGTGAGAATGAGTACAGGAAAGAGAAGAAAGCCAGGATATCCAGGTCTGATGAAAAGGAGGCCAGTGCAAGTAAAGGCAGTAGTAAATCAAACAAAAAAGGTAGTTGTAGAAAGAACAAGCAACTAAGACAAGATGTTGGGAGTACTGTGTCTCAACGGAGCTTGGATGGTATGGATTCTTTGAAAAGGGATTCTAGATCTCTACATCCTTCTGTGGCAGCTACTTCTAGCTCTTCTAAGGTTTCTGGTTCCCACAAAGCCAAAGTCAATGTCCATGACACTAAGGGATCTCCAGTAGAATCAGTTTCTTCATCACCTCTGAGAGTTCCAAAACCAGGTAAGCTTATGACAGTGCGAAGGAACTTAACTGAGAAAGATGACTCCACTGATACTGGTTTTTTTGCCCTAGGTGGTCAGAGAAGATGCTCAGATGGTGAAGATGATGGTGGGAGTGATCGATGTGTGACAGCAAAGAAGGATAAAATTCTTGATGTGGCTCATCATGGTTCCCTTGAATCCTCTGTGCTTGATTTTCAAGAAAAAGACTTGAGTCAtgtttctggtggtaaagctaaacAGCAGATCATGCCTTCCCCCAATGTTATAAACCACCACTCTGCAAATGGTGGTGCAGATTATTTAGGCCAAGACAGTCGATGTCCTGTTGAAACTACATCTTCAGATCGATGTTGCAAAGATAATAGACAACATGAATATCATTATCATGTGAATGGTTCCAATCCAAGGAAGTCTGGAAAGGGATCCTCATCAAGGTCCAAAGACAAGAATAGATGTTTAAATTCTGAACTTGACAATGGTAAAGTTATGGTTTCTGACTCGATTAATGTGCGAGCACCTTCTTATGAAGAGAAACCAACAGATGGTAAAGTTAAGATTGAAGAGAAGGTTGGGGTCAGATCTGATGAAAGTGAGAAGAGATATGTTGATAAAAAGGACCCCACTGGAGTATTGTCAAGTGAGAGTAGTAAAAAAGAGAGTCGGTCTAAATTTCAGGTACACAATGGTCCTGATAGTAAAGCACATGCTATTTCCAGCGATGATATGGCTTGTACGCCAAAGCAGATTCTGCCGCTTGATTGTGAGGCAGTCTCTGGGAGAGGGAAGTCACCATCATTACCTCCCTTCAGAGTTGCTCCAAATGACACAACGTCTCACTGCCCTCTACCAGTTTCTGGGACTCAGAAAGGAAATGGAGCAAAGATTTCAGTTTTTAATGCCTCTGACAGTGATAATGCATTGAAGACGCAGAAACAAATCAGAAATGTTGATCAAACAAATGGGACTTGTAACCACAGTTCAAGGGATCCCCTGTCAAATGAGCACAGGGGCAGGGATCTTGATGCCCCAAGTCCAGTTAAAAGGGATTCCTCCAGTCAGGCTGCTACAAATGCACTGAAAGAAGCTAAAAATCTAAAACACCTGGCTGATCGTCTCAAG AGTTCTGGGTCGAATCTTGAGAGTACAAAGCTTTACTTTGAGGCAGCCCTTAAGTTTCTTCATGGAGCCTCCCTGTTGGAAACTTGCAGCAGTGAGAGTGCCAAAACTGGAGAGATGATTCAGTCGATTAAAGTGTACAGTAGCACTGCAAAACTCTGCGA GTTTTGTGCCCATGAATATGAGAAGTCCAAAGACATGGCTGCTGCTGCCCTGGCCTACAAATGCATGGAGGTGGCATACATGAGGGTAATTTATTCTTCACATGCCGATGCAAATAATGATCAACATGAATTGCAGAAAGCCCTACACATGTTTCCTCCAG CAACAGTGGACAAGGGTTTCTCAGCCAAAGATGCTCCTCAAGTGACAGGAAGCCATGTCATTGCTGCGCGAAACCGTCCCACTTTTTTGCGGTTGCTTAATTTT TGGTAA
- the LOC110660915 gene encoding cysteine-tryptophan domain-containing zinc finger protein 7 isoform X3: protein MISLGRRDARKELGLGFGVGREMEDTELEEGEACSDHNNNDDVYEASMDPDIALSYIDEKLQDVLGHFQKDFEGGVSAENLGAKFGGYGSFLPAYQRSPVWSYPRTPPKVQHYNSPRSPNNSQLEGVHRGSVSSSTVPQSVRLEPASSSATSLTASKASSSIIVSVIQEAGLSATNIAKEHALRHESVNRKSVNLPDRKMFKVRIKVGSDNLSTQKNAAIYSGLGLDVSPSSSLDDSPSGSEGMSHGPQDSPFKSPAHILRIMTSFPVHGGLLLSPLPGDLIHLIEKEKLHKGSGSLHSHTVDIESSGIIVNGSDSLKGDGKILGEKKIRSERNEISSESKNENNKDSWSGIVVLPKVMDLDTLAFEELVSNTLKLPLVSSSSSVSDSAKGLVRASNTSREAYKGVMRDKGFSDLTKEEPLGLLYTHEDALVENPKATSAGKIWDDKKASSLDSGGVYPRKDGNRIGEKPYDSVKSDSNISKGLKAVSSELTDTPKQKADQKVTSHEKEGTKFPSGKERSFSEGKKKLKDSLTGGSSLVVKNKKSSYADDCPKGELEDSKSQKNTTKPGDRYRDFFGDIELDQEEKQMSPLEMSYEDRLKASDIGEKGTHFSNNALKERSSDKKIDKLSTFEVHPKTALRVAPCSGNGTISDFGPAATEDNWVCCDKCQKWRLLPLGKNPNDLPEKWLCSMLNWLNGMNRCSFSEEETTNAVLALNQIPAPVSQNNLLINPGGVTSKFASVDSQFDQNHLDIGLHAIPSGGKKKAFRDGSTPLPNSIKKSVQSSLTNGSLNGVNQPMVSETDFLKLSKSSDLAAEKYKHKQKEKHRVDNCSNGGDPRQSKMKGKRDPEQDLFRASKKIRTESLQEDWVSDPVNIEKVGPSSSNGLPKNTGRSSSKDQVQVPARKPKEDVPISMDDVPMDMGNQIDIEVGKKRKVKGSHDAQANPCELSNMGHSLQKSRILAKEEFSENEYRKEKKARISRSDEKEASASKGSSKSNKKGSCRKNKQLRQDVGSTVSQRSLDGMDSLKRDSRSLHPSVAATSSSSKVSGSHKAKVNVHDTKGSPVESVSSSPLRVPKPGGQRRCSDGEDDGGSDRCVTAKKDKILDVAHHGSLESSVLDFQEKDLSHVSGGKAKQQIMPSPNVINHHSANGGADYLGQDSRCPVETTSSDRCCKDNRQHEYHYHVNGSNPRKSGKGSSSRSKDKNRCLNSELDNGKVMVSDSINVRAPSYEEKPTDGKVKIEEKVGVRSDESEKRYVDKKDPTGVLSSESSKKESRSKFQVHNGPDSKAHAISSDDMACTPKQILPLDCEAVSGRGKSPSLPPFRVAPNDTTSHCPLPVSGTQKGNGAKISVFNASDSDNALKTQKQIRNVDQTNGTCNHSSRDPLSNEHRGRDLDAPSPVKRDSSSQAATNALKEAKNLKHLADRLKSSGSNLESTKLYFEAALKFLHGASLLETCSSESAKTGEMIQSIKVYSSTAKLCEFCAHEYEKSKDMAAAALAYKCMEVAYMRVIYSSHADANNDQHELQKALHMFPPGESPSSSASDVDNLHHPATVDKGFSAKDAPQVTGSHVIAARNRPTFLRLLNFAQDVNFAMEASRKSRIAFVAANVSLGETQHREGLSSIKKALDFYFQDIEGLLRLVRLAIEAISR from the exons atgatttctttggggAGGAGAGATGCGAGAAaggagctagggttagggtttggcgtTGGGAGAGAGATGGAGGACACTGAGCTTGAAGAAGGGGAGGCTTGCTCGGACCATAACAACAACGATGATGTTTATGAAGCAAGCATGGACCCAGATATTGCTCTCTCTTACATA GATGAGAAACTTCAGGATGTCTTGGGACACTTTCAGAAAGATTTTGAAGGTGGAGTTTCAGCAGAGAATTTGG GGGCCAAGTTTGGTGGTTATGGTTCATTTTTACCTGCCTATCAGCGTTCTCCTGTTTGGTCTTATCCAAGGACTCCACCAAAAGTTCAGCACTACAACTCTCCTAGAtctccaaacaattcacaactgGAG GGTGTCCATCGTGGCTCAGTTTCTTCATCAACTGTGCCCCAGTCAGTAAGACTTGAACCTGCTTCTTCCAGTGCGACTTCACTGACTGCATCAAAAGCATCATCCTCCATTATTGTTTCAGTCATACAAGAAGCAGGCTTGTCGGCCACTAATATAGCTAAGGAACATGCTCTGAGACATGAATCAGTAAACCGGAAATCTGTTAATTTACCAGACCGAAAAATGTTCAAGGTTCGAATCAAGGTGGGTTCTGATAATTTGTCGACACAAAAAAATGCTGCAATCTACAGTGGTCTTGGCCTTGATGtgtcgccatcttcatcactggaCGACAGTCCCTCTGGAAGTGAAGGGATGTCTCATGGACCTCAAGATTCTCCATTTAAGTCTCCAGCTCATATTCTTCGG ATAATGACTTCATTTCCGGTTCATGGGGGTTTATTGCTATCTCCTCTACCTGGTGATTTAATTCACCTCATAGAAAAGGAAAAGCTTCATAAAGGCAGTGGATCGTTGCATTCCCATACGGTTGATATAGAAAGTTCTGGCATTATAGTTAATGGGTCTGATTCTTTGAAAGGTGATGGAAAAATATtgggagaaaagaaaataaggtcAGAGAGAAATGAAATATCATCAGAatcaaaaaatgaaaataataaggATTCTTGGAGTGGTATTGTTGTTTTGCCGAAGGTGATGGACCTTGACACTTTGGCCTTTGAGGAACTTGTTTCTAACACGCTAAAACTTCCTCTTGTCTCCAGTTCAAGTTCTGTTTCTGATTCAGCAAAAGGCTTGGTTAGGGCATCTAATACATCTAGGGAAGCATATAAGGGTGTAATGAGGGACAAAGGCTTTTCTGATCTAACAAAGGAGGAGCCATTAGGGCTGTTGTATACACATGAGGATGCCTTGGTTGAGAATCCCAAAGCTACATCAGCTGGAAAGATCTGGGATGACAAGAAAGCTAGTTCTCTTGACAGTGGTGGTGTCTACCCTAGGAAAGATGGCAATCGGATAGGAGAAAAACCTTATGACTCTGTCAAAAGTGACTCAAATATTTCAAAGGGTCTGAAAGCTGTAAGCTCTGAACTGACAGACACTCCCAAGCAGAAGGCTGATCAGAAAGTCACATCCCATGAAAAGGAAGGTACCAAGTTTCCTTCAGGCAAGGAGCGTTCATTTTCTGAGGGGAAAAAGAAACTAAAAGATAGCTTGACAGGTGGCTCTTCTTTGGTAGTAAAAAATAAGAAGAGCAGTTATGCAGATGACTGTCCTAAAGGGGAGTTAGAAGACtcaaaatctcaaaagaataCTACAAAACCTGGGGATAGGTATAGAGATTTTTTTGGGGATATTGAACTAGATCAAGAAGAGAAACAAATGAGTCCGTTGGAAATGAGTTATGAAGATAGACTGAAGGCCTCTGACATCGGTGAAAAAGGCACGCATTTCTCTAATAATGCATTAAAGGAGAGATCAAGTGATAAGAAAATTGATAAGCTGTCAACATTTGAAGTTCATCCTAAAACAGCTTTGAGAGTTGCTCCCTGCTCTGGAAATGGGACTATATCTGATTTTGGTCCTGCTGCAACAGAAGACAATTGGGTCTGTTGTGACAAGTGTCAGAAATGGCGGCTTCTTCCACTTGGTAAAAATCCTAATGACCTACCAGAGAAGTGGCTGTGTAGCATGCTTAATTGGCT GAATGGTATGAACCGGTGTAGTTTTAGTGAGGAAGAAACAACAAATGCTGTTTTGGCATTGAACCAAATCCCTGCTCCAGTGAGTCAAAATAATCTGCTGATCAATCCAGGTGGGGTTACATCCAAATTTGCCTCAGTTGATAGTCAGTTTGATCAGAACCACCTAGACATTGGTTTGCATGCCATTCCCAGTGGTGGAAAGAAGAAAGCTTTTAGGGATGGTTCTACTCCATTGCCAAACTCTATAAAGAAGAGTGTACAGTCATCACTGACAAATGGAAGCTTAAATGGTGTGAACCAACCTATGGTAAGTGAAACTGATTTTCTGAAACTAAGCAAGTCTAGTGACTTGGCTGCGGAGAAGTACAAACATAAGCAGAAAGAGAAGCATAGAGTAGACAACTGTTCCAATGGAG GTGATCCTAGGCAATCAAAGATGAAAGGCAAAAGGGACCCTGAGCAAGATTTATTCAGGGCCTCCAAGAAAATCAGGACTGAAAGTTTGCAAGAAGATTGGGTGTCTGATCCTGTAAACATTGAAAAGGTAGGTCCTAGTTCAAGTAATGGTCTGCCTAAAAACACTGGTCGCTCTTCTTCTAAGGATCAGGTACAAGTTCCTGCTAGAAAACCAAAGGAGGATGTTCCAATTTCCATGGATGATGTACCTATGGATATGGGAAATCAGATTGATATAGAAGTTGGAAAAAAGAGGAAGGTAAAGGGAAGTCATGATGCTCAAGCCAATCCATGTGAGCTCTCAAATATGGGGCATAGTCTCCAGAAAAGCAGGATCCTGGCCAAGGAGGAGTTCAGTGAGAATGAGTACAGGAAAGAGAAGAAAGCCAGGATATCCAGGTCTGATGAAAAGGAGGCCAGTGCAAGTAAAGGCAGTAGTAAATCAAACAAAAAAGGTAGTTGTAGAAAGAACAAGCAACTAAGACAAGATGTTGGGAGTACTGTGTCTCAACGGAGCTTGGATGGTATGGATTCTTTGAAAAGGGATTCTAGATCTCTACATCCTTCTGTGGCAGCTACTTCTAGCTCTTCTAAGGTTTCTGGTTCCCACAAAGCCAAAGTCAATGTCCATGACACTAAGGGATCTCCAGTAGAATCAGTTTCTTCATCACCTCTGAGAGTTCCAAAACCAG GTGGTCAGAGAAGATGCTCAGATGGTGAAGATGATGGTGGGAGTGATCGATGTGTGACAGCAAAGAAGGATAAAATTCTTGATGTGGCTCATCATGGTTCCCTTGAATCCTCTGTGCTTGATTTTCAAGAAAAAGACTTGAGTCAtgtttctggtggtaaagctaaacAGCAGATCATGCCTTCCCCCAATGTTATAAACCACCACTCTGCAAATGGTGGTGCAGATTATTTAGGCCAAGACAGTCGATGTCCTGTTGAAACTACATCTTCAGATCGATGTTGCAAAGATAATAGACAACATGAATATCATTATCATGTGAATGGTTCCAATCCAAGGAAGTCTGGAAAGGGATCCTCATCAAGGTCCAAAGACAAGAATAGATGTTTAAATTCTGAACTTGACAATGGTAAAGTTATGGTTTCTGACTCGATTAATGTGCGAGCACCTTCTTATGAAGAGAAACCAACAGATGGTAAAGTTAAGATTGAAGAGAAGGTTGGGGTCAGATCTGATGAAAGTGAGAAGAGATATGTTGATAAAAAGGACCCCACTGGAGTATTGTCAAGTGAGAGTAGTAAAAAAGAGAGTCGGTCTAAATTTCAGGTACACAATGGTCCTGATAGTAAAGCACATGCTATTTCCAGCGATGATATGGCTTGTACGCCAAAGCAGATTCTGCCGCTTGATTGTGAGGCAGTCTCTGGGAGAGGGAAGTCACCATCATTACCTCCCTTCAGAGTTGCTCCAAATGACACAACGTCTCACTGCCCTCTACCAGTTTCTGGGACTCAGAAAGGAAATGGAGCAAAGATTTCAGTTTTTAATGCCTCTGACAGTGATAATGCATTGAAGACGCAGAAACAAATCAGAAATGTTGATCAAACAAATGGGACTTGTAACCACAGTTCAAGGGATCCCCTGTCAAATGAGCACAGGGGCAGGGATCTTGATGCCCCAAGTCCAGTTAAAAGGGATTCCTCCAGTCAGGCTGCTACAAATGCACTGAAAGAAGCTAAAAATCTAAAACACCTGGCTGATCGTCTCAAG AGTTCTGGGTCGAATCTTGAGAGTACAAAGCTTTACTTTGAGGCAGCCCTTAAGTTTCTTCATGGAGCCTCCCTGTTGGAAACTTGCAGCAGTGAGAGTGCCAAAACTGGAGAGATGATTCAGTCGATTAAAGTGTACAGTAGCACTGCAAAACTCTGCGA GTTTTGTGCCCATGAATATGAGAAGTCCAAAGACATGGCTGCTGCTGCCCTGGCCTACAAATGCATGGAGGTGGCATACATGAGGGTAATTTATTCTTCACATGCCGATGCAAATAATGATCAACATGAATTGCAGAAAGCCCTACACATGTTTCCTCCAG GTGAGTCTCCTTCTTCTTCTGCATCTGATGTTGATAACTTGCATCACCCAGCAACAGTGGACAAGGGTTTCTCAGCCAAAGATGCTCCTCAAGTGACAGGAAGCCATGTCATTGCTGCGCGAAACCGTCCCACTTTTTTGCGGTTGCTTAATTTT GCTCAGGATGTAAATTTTGCAATGGAAGCCTCGAGAAAATCACGGATTGCTTTTGTGGCAGCTAACGTAAGCTTAGGAGAAACCCAACATAGAGAGGGTCTATCATCCATTAAAAAAGCTCTTGATTTTTATTTCCAAGATATAGAAGGATTACTACGTCTGGTACGGCTTGCAATTGAAGCTATAAGCCGCTAA